A region of Pseudomonadota bacterium DNA encodes the following proteins:
- a CDS encoding response regulator transcription factor: MASKKTVLIVDDHPLFRQGIKALLDKQSEYEVVDEAGTGKEAIQKAKKLKPELVVMDISLPDQNGMDVTREILSFLPETRVLILSMHSKIDYIAESFQAGATGYVVKESAASGLIKGLDAISKGEYFLDSSLSQEVANRLMETPTKKTKVKDLAYGALTPREQEILRLLAEGMTPKTIAEKLFISPKTVENHRASIMSKLDLHSTIELVRYAAKLGLIDVDLWKG, encoded by the coding sequence ATGGCCTCAAAGAAAACAGTACTGATAGTTGATGATCACCCTCTTTTCCGTCAGGGAATCAAGGCGCTTCTTGATAAACAATCCGAATACGAAGTAGTGGATGAAGCAGGAACAGGCAAGGAAGCAATTCAAAAAGCAAAAAAACTCAAGCCCGAACTTGTAGTTATGGATATATCTCTGCCGGATCAAAACGGTATGGATGTCACCCGCGAAATACTAAGTTTTCTGCCTGAAACACGCGTACTTATTTTAAGCATGCATTCAAAAATCGATTATATCGCCGAATCGTTTCAGGCAGGCGCAACCGGATATGTGGTAAAAGAATCGGCTGCAAGCGGATTAATCAAAGGTCTTGATGCAATCTCAAAAGGCGAATATTTTTTAGACAGTTCTCTTTCCCAAGAAGTTGCTAACCGCTTAATGGAAACACCCACAAAAAAGACAAAAGTAAAAGACCTTGCTTATGGGGCACTGACTCCAAGGGAACAGGAAATATTGCGCCTGTTGGCTGAAGGAATGACTCCAAAAACTATAGCTGAAAAGCTTTTCATAAGCCCAAAAACCGTTGAAAATCACCGGGCCAGCATTATGAGCAAACTTGATCTTCACAGCACCATAGAACTGGTACGTTATGCAGCCAAACTTGGCCTTATTGATGTCGATCT